The following are from one region of the Endozoicomonas sp. 4G genome:
- a CDS encoding glutamine synthetase: MHNPRDVKTIEDAKKIVEERGLTHIKVGLFDNDGIMLGKYMSKAKFFSALESGFAFCDVILGWDSKDQLYDNVKYTGWHTGYPDAPVRILPHSCREIPFENGMLLFMAEFKDQAEALCPRGTLRRVIEKAADMGFDARAALEYEFFMFQETPESVREKGFRNLKPLTPDWFGYSIIRNSAHSDLYHQILAMAEVMDFPIESIHTETGPGVIEAAIAVDTAENAADKAALFKTFMKVLAQRNELMATFMAKWSPDYPGQSGHIHLSLFNKKDGLSAFFDPSQKHNISQTQRHFIAGLQRLMPEFLSMLAPTVNSYTRLIPGFWAPTDATWGVENRTTALRVIPGSAKSQRVEYRLGSADANPYLSLSAALASGLQGIIHQWEPEEQVKGNAYEQNHSPHQALPSTLWEAAQKFKQSEAARTMLGDAFVEHYAASREWEEREFRKHITDWEMDRYFEII, translated from the coding sequence ATGCACAACCCCAGAGATGTCAAAACCATTGAAGATGCTAAAAAAATTGTTGAAGAAAGAGGACTTACCCACATAAAAGTCGGCCTTTTCGATAACGATGGCATCATGCTCGGCAAATACATGAGCAAGGCCAAGTTTTTTTCAGCTCTGGAAAGCGGCTTTGCCTTCTGCGACGTGATCCTCGGCTGGGACAGTAAAGACCAGCTTTATGACAACGTAAAATACACCGGCTGGCATACCGGCTATCCCGATGCCCCGGTTCGAATCCTGCCCCATTCCTGCCGGGAGATCCCTTTTGAAAATGGTATGCTGCTGTTTATGGCAGAATTCAAGGATCAGGCCGAAGCCCTCTGCCCCAGGGGCACATTGAGAAGAGTGATAGAAAAAGCAGCAGATATGGGCTTTGATGCCCGTGCGGCACTGGAATATGAATTTTTTATGTTCCAGGAGACCCCGGAATCGGTTCGGGAAAAAGGCTTTCGAAACCTCAAACCACTGACGCCCGACTGGTTTGGCTATTCCATAATAAGAAACTCAGCGCATTCCGACCTTTATCACCAGATACTGGCAATGGCTGAGGTGATGGACTTTCCCATCGAAAGCATTCATACCGAAACCGGGCCCGGCGTGATCGAGGCAGCCATTGCCGTTGATACCGCTGAAAATGCTGCAGATAAAGCCGCACTGTTTAAAACCTTTATGAAAGTGCTGGCACAGCGTAACGAGCTGATGGCGACCTTTATGGCCAAGTGGTCACCGGATTATCCGGGGCAGAGCGGTCATATTCATTTGTCGCTGTTCAACAAAAAGGATGGGCTGTCGGCCTTTTTTGATCCCAGCCAGAAACACAATATCAGTCAGACACAGAGACACTTTATTGCCGGTTTGCAGCGATTAATGCCGGAATTCCTGTCCATGCTGGCTCCCACGGTTAACAGTTACACCCGACTGATTCCCGGTTTCTGGGCCCCAACCGATGCCACCTGGGGGGTTGAAAACCGGACCACCGCATTGCGGGTTATTCCGGGCTCAGCGAAGTCACAGAGGGTGGAATACCGGCTTGGCTCTGCGGATGCCAACCCCTATCTTTCACTTTCTGCGGCATTGGCATCAGGTTTGCAGGGTATTATTCATCAATGGGAGCCGGAGGAGCAGGTGAAAGGTAATGCTTACGAGCAGAATCACTCACCCCATCAGGCACTGCCTTCAACACTCTGGGAGGCGGCTCAGAAATTCAAGCAATCCGAAGCGGCCCGAACGATGTTGGGCGATGCTTTCGTCGAACATTATGCTGCTTCCAGGGAGTGGGAGGAGCGAGAGTTCAGAAAGCATATTACGGATTGGGAAATGGATCGTTATTTCGAAATTATCTGA
- a CDS encoding aldehyde dehydrogenase family protein: protein MNKTQITLSPVDGSVVAERPLSDISEINQALSQAQKVQSDWQKIDLEERQRICSKAVDNFVAQKDDIASEITWQMGRPIKYAAGEVAGFEERARYMIAASSEALKPITVPEKAGFTRYICKQALGVVLVIAPWNYPYLTAINSIMPALLAGNAVLLKHSAQTPLCAERMVEAFLKAGLPEGLFQYLHISHEHTEYLIQRDAVKHVAFTGSVSAGAMVEKAAAGRFIGMGLELGGKDPAYVRADADLDAATDTVIDGAFFNSGQSCCGIERVYVHEAVYDAFVEKAISLVKQYRLGRPDDPETTLGPLVKSSAADFVRRQVEEAVSQGAVAHIDPTWFPKHEPGTPYLAPQLLTNVNHDMRVMTEESFGPVLGIQKVSSDEAAVGLMNDSEFGLTAAIFSRDIERAVELGRQVQTGTFFVNRCDYLDPALAWTGIKNSGRGCTLSVLGFDALTRPKSFHIKHG from the coding sequence ATGAATAAAACACAAATAACACTTTCACCGGTAGATGGTTCGGTGGTTGCTGAACGCCCACTGTCGGATATTTCAGAGATTAATCAAGCTTTATCTCAGGCTCAGAAAGTGCAGTCTGACTGGCAAAAGATTGATCTCGAGGAACGGCAAAGAATCTGCAGCAAAGCTGTGGATAACTTCGTCGCTCAGAAAGACGACATTGCCAGTGAAATCACCTGGCAGATGGGCAGGCCGATCAAATACGCTGCCGGGGAAGTGGCCGGGTTTGAAGAGCGTGCCCGCTATATGATTGCCGCCTCAAGTGAAGCACTGAAGCCCATCACCGTACCTGAAAAAGCAGGGTTTACCCGTTATATCTGCAAGCAAGCCCTGGGCGTTGTGCTGGTCATAGCGCCCTGGAATTATCCCTACCTGACCGCCATCAACAGCATCATGCCGGCATTGCTGGCCGGTAATGCCGTGCTTTTGAAGCATTCTGCCCAAACCCCTCTTTGTGCTGAGCGTATGGTCGAAGCCTTTCTCAAAGCAGGCCTGCCGGAAGGGCTTTTTCAGTACCTGCATATATCCCATGAGCACACGGAGTATCTGATTCAGCGTGATGCCGTAAAGCATGTGGCGTTTACTGGTTCAGTGTCTGCTGGAGCCATGGTAGAAAAAGCCGCTGCCGGACGATTTATTGGCATGGGGTTGGAGCTGGGTGGCAAAGATCCAGCTTATGTCAGGGCAGATGCTGATCTGGATGCAGCAACAGACACGGTAATAGATGGCGCTTTCTTTAACTCCGGTCAATCCTGCTGTGGCATCGAAAGGGTGTATGTGCACGAAGCCGTCTATGACGCCTTTGTTGAAAAGGCTATTTCGCTGGTTAAGCAATATCGCCTCGGACGGCCCGATGATCCCGAAACCACGCTCGGCCCTCTGGTAAAAAGCAGTGCTGCGGACTTTGTCAGACGGCAAGTGGAAGAGGCGGTTTCACAAGGTGCTGTTGCTCATATTGACCCAACCTGGTTTCCAAAGCATGAACCGGGTACACCCTATCTTGCTCCCCAATTGCTGACGAATGTGAATCACGATATGCGGGTGATGACCGAAGAAAGTTTCGGGCCGGTATTGGGAATTCAGAAAGTCTCCTCCGATGAAGCAGCGGTAGGCCTGATGAACGACAGTGAGTTTGGACTGACGGCCGCTATTTTCTCAAGGGATATTGAACGGGCGGTTGAGCTGGGTCGTCAGGTGCAAACCGGCACTTTCTTTGTCAATCGCTGCGACTACCTTGACCCGGCGCTTGCCTGGACCGGTATTAAAAACTCAGGTCGGGGCTGCACCTTGTCGGTGTTGGGTTTTGATGCCCTGACCCGCCCTAAATCTTTCCACATCAAGCACGGTTAA
- a CDS encoding iron-containing alcohol dehydrogenase: protein MNIEQYTANWNFPTAIRAGVGRIKDLPAACIELGMKNPMMVTDPGLSELPMIEDARIRVSSALSGCGLFFGIKGNPTGENVAAGVAACKKGDHDGVIAFGGGSALDAGKAIALMVGQSRPIWDFEDIGDNYLRVNEKGMLPVVAVPTTAGTGSEVGRSSVITHQDKQVKKIIFHPGMLPGIVLLDAQLTCGLPARLTAATGMDALSHNLEAYCSPYHHPMAAGIALEGIRLVKDYLPRAVAQGDDLEARHQMLVASTMGATAFQKGLGAMHALAHPLGALYDAHHGLLNAVLMPYVLKVNRAVIGHKLSALSRFLDLPAPGFDAFFSWVIELRQQLKIPHTLAEIGIDDSQLDKVGQMAFADPSAAGNPIPFSAAEYQRIVQDAIRGDL from the coding sequence ATGAACATTGAACAGTACACTGCCAACTGGAATTTTCCGACGGCTATCCGTGCTGGTGTTGGCCGCATCAAAGATCTGCCTGCTGCCTGTATTGAGCTGGGAATGAAAAACCCGATGATGGTTACTGATCCGGGATTGTCTGAGCTGCCCATGATTGAAGACGCCCGGATACGGGTCAGTTCTGCACTTTCCGGGTGCGGTCTGTTTTTTGGGATCAAGGGTAATCCAACCGGTGAGAATGTTGCTGCTGGTGTCGCTGCCTGTAAAAAAGGCGACCATGATGGTGTGATCGCTTTTGGCGGAGGCTCTGCGTTGGACGCAGGCAAGGCCATTGCCTTAATGGTTGGACAGAGTCGTCCAATTTGGGATTTTGAAGATATCGGTGATAACTACCTGAGAGTGAATGAAAAGGGGATGCTGCCTGTGGTCGCCGTGCCCACCACCGCCGGTACCGGCTCGGAAGTGGGGCGCTCTTCCGTAATTACCCATCAGGATAAACAGGTAAAAAAGATCATTTTTCATCCTGGTATGCTTCCCGGCATTGTGCTTCTGGATGCACAACTGACCTGCGGCTTACCAGCCAGGCTCACTGCCGCCACCGGAATGGACGCCCTGTCTCATAATCTTGAAGCTTACTGTTCGCCTTATCATCACCCCATGGCTGCGGGTATCGCACTGGAAGGCATTCGTCTGGTAAAAGATTATCTGCCCAGAGCGGTGGCGCAAGGCGATGATCTTGAAGCCAGGCACCAGATGCTGGTGGCTTCCACTATGGGAGCCACCGCCTTTCAGAAAGGTCTGGGTGCTATGCACGCTCTGGCGCACCCGCTGGGGGCTTTATATGACGCTCATCATGGATTGTTGAATGCCGTGCTGATGCCTTATGTTTTGAAGGTAAACCGAGCCGTGATTGGTCATAAACTGTCGGCTCTCAGTCGTTTTCTTGATCTGCCTGCTCCGGGCTTTGACGCTTTTTTCAGCTGGGTCATCGAACTCAGGCAACAGCTGAAAATCCCCCATACCCTGGCTGAAATCGGCATTGATGATAGCCAGCTGGATAAAGTCGGGCAGATGGCGTTTGCTGATCCTTCAGCCGCCGGCAACCCAATTCCTTTCTCTGCGGCTGAATATCAGCGGATAGTTCAGGATGCCATTCGAGGAGACCTGTGA
- a CDS encoding GMP synthase produces the protein MKVGLLLCDDVAPELRKSHNNYPDMFLALLSKQNPDVEMITYRVLDGEIPETTGECDGWVISGSRHSAYDPLPWIPLLARFIRRLYQDRCKLVGICFGHQVMASSLGGKVALADKGWGVGMSYNHITQQPGWMQPAAQDFKLLVSHRDQVIQLPSSARVLASSDFCPNFMLQYGDGFISFQGHPEFTKSYSADLMNSRRESIPRDRVLKGMASLKDDPDNELVARWIMQFFRQTL, from the coding sequence ATGAAAGTCGGTTTGCTGTTGTGTGATGACGTTGCGCCGGAACTGCGAAAGAGTCACAACAACTATCCGGATATGTTTCTGGCCCTGCTAAGTAAGCAGAACCCGGATGTGGAGATGATCACCTACCGGGTTCTGGATGGCGAGATCCCTGAAACCACCGGCGAGTGCGACGGCTGGGTGATTTCAGGCAGTCGTCACAGTGCTTATGATCCTTTGCCATGGATACCTTTATTGGCAAGGTTTATCAGACGGTTATACCAAGATCGCTGCAAACTGGTGGGTATCTGTTTTGGTCACCAGGTCATGGCAAGCAGTCTCGGGGGGAAAGTGGCGCTGGCCGATAAAGGTTGGGGTGTGGGTATGTCGTACAATCACATCACCCAACAGCCCGGTTGGATGCAGCCTGCGGCTCAGGACTTCAAACTGCTGGTCAGTCACAGGGATCAGGTCATTCAGCTGCCCTCTTCAGCAAGAGTACTGGCCAGCAGTGATTTTTGTCCCAATTTTATGCTGCAATATGGCGATGGTTTTATCAGTTTCCAGGGGCACCCGGAGTTCACCAAGTCCTACTCAGCAGACCTGATGAACTCACGTCGGGAGTCGATCCCCAGGGACCGGGTCCTCAAGGGTATGGCGTCACTGAAAGACGATCCTGACAATGAGCTGGTGGCTCGATGGATCATGCAGTTTTTCAGGCAAACGCTTTGA
- a CDS encoding DUF3581 family protein, with protein sequence MFLDQYCTELDNNQFSFTRQQSSDFAKNVANDFNPLHDVDTKKFCVPGDLLFAKILSSEGLYPDMRVSFSGMVSDGVALSIADAGNGEKIICDQNDKEYLRIEHSGEQTNDADLIAKLVRAYVAFSGENFPHVLVPLMKEKNVMINVARPLVIYETMSVHLDTIDLKDPQIEASQSHLEVNGKRGNVTLGFIFRDAGKVVGEGKKTMVLANLREYDQSVIDSMVNEYNRRRIEHVA encoded by the coding sequence ATGTTTTTAGATCAATATTGTACTGAGCTGGACAACAACCAGTTCTCATTCACTCGTCAGCAGTCCAGTGATTTTGCCAAGAATGTCGCCAATGACTTCAACCCACTGCATGATGTGGACACCAAAAAGTTTTGTGTCCCCGGCGACCTCCTGTTTGCCAAAATCCTCAGCTCTGAAGGGTTATATCCCGACATGAGAGTGAGTTTCAGCGGCATGGTCAGCGATGGCGTTGCCCTGTCCATTGCCGATGCCGGTAACGGTGAGAAAATTATTTGTGACCAGAATGACAAGGAATACCTCAGGATTGAGCACAGCGGTGAGCAAACAAACGACGCTGACCTGATTGCAAAACTGGTCAGGGCCTATGTAGCGTTTTCGGGTGAAAACTTCCCTCATGTGCTGGTGCCCCTGATGAAAGAGAAGAATGTCATGATTAATGTGGCACGGCCTCTGGTTATCTATGAAACCATGTCGGTGCATCTGGATACCATTGACCTGAAAGACCCGCAGATAGAGGCCTCACAGTCTCACCTGGAAGTGAATGGCAAACGGGGCAACGTCACCCTGGGCTTTATCTTCAGAGACGCTGGCAAAGTGGTGGGAGAAGGGAAAAAAACCATGGTTCTGGCCAACCTGCGGGAGTACGATCAGTCTGTCATCGACAGCATGGTGAACGAGTATAATCGTCGTCGGATAGAACACGTAGCTTAA
- the ilvD gene encoding dihydroxy-acid dehydratase, whose translation MPAYRSRTSTHGRNMAGARSLWRATGMKDDDFKKPIIAVANSFTQFVPGHVHLKDMGQLVAREIEKHGGVAKEFNTIAVDDGIAMGHDGMLYSLPSRDIIADSVEYMVNAHTADALVCISNCDKITPGMLNAAMRLNIPVIFVSGGPMEAGKTKLAQHGLDLVDAMVIAASDADDETVAEYERSACPTCGSCSGMFTANSMNCLTEALGLSLPGNGSMLATHADREQLFLEAGRRIVDITKRYYEQDDESVLPRSIASYKAFENAMSLDIAMGGSTNTILHLLAAAQEAGVDFTMKDIDALSRKVPQLCKVAPNIQKYHMEDVHRAGGVFGILGELDRAGLLNHDIPTVHSETVAAGLAQWDIKQTKDESVLTFYRAGPAGIRTTQAFSQETRWPTLDDDRESGCIRSLEHAYSTEGGLAVLTGNIALDGCVVKTSGVDESILVFEGPAHICESQEDAVSDILEGRVKSGDIVIVRYEGPKGGPGMQEMLYPTSYLKSKGLGKECALLTDGRFSGGTSGLSIGHASPEAAAGGNIGLVEQGDIVRIDIPNRTIDVQLSDEELAGRRTQMAAKGKAAWKPLKERPRKVSAALKAYAAMVTSADKGAVRDVSFLD comes from the coding sequence ATGCCTGCATACCGTTCAAGAACCTCGACCCACGGTCGTAATATGGCTGGAGCCCGCTCGCTCTGGCGCGCCACGGGTATGAAGGATGATGACTTTAAAAAGCCTATTATCGCCGTAGCCAATTCGTTCACTCAATTTGTTCCCGGCCATGTTCATCTGAAAGACATGGGACAGCTGGTGGCCAGAGAAATTGAAAAACACGGTGGTGTCGCCAAAGAATTTAATACCATCGCCGTCGATGACGGTATCGCCATGGGCCACGATGGCATGCTTTACTCCCTGCCCAGCCGTGACATCATTGCTGACTCCGTTGAGTACATGGTCAACGCCCATACTGCCGATGCCCTGGTTTGTATTTCCAACTGCGACAAGATTACGCCCGGAATGCTCAATGCCGCCATGAGGCTGAATATCCCGGTGATATTTGTTTCCGGTGGCCCCATGGAAGCCGGTAAAACCAAACTGGCCCAGCACGGCCTGGATCTGGTGGATGCCATGGTGATCGCGGCTTCCGATGCCGACGATGAAACTGTTGCTGAGTACGAGCGTTCTGCTTGCCCAACCTGTGGCTCCTGCTCTGGTATGTTTACGGCCAACTCCATGAATTGCCTAACGGAAGCCCTGGGCCTGTCTTTGCCGGGCAATGGCTCCATGCTGGCCACCCACGCTGATCGCGAGCAACTGTTCCTCGAAGCCGGTCGGCGGATTGTCGATATCACCAAGCGTTACTACGAACAGGATGATGAGTCTGTTTTGCCTCGCTCTATCGCCAGTTATAAAGCCTTCGAAAATGCCATGAGTCTGGATATCGCCATGGGTGGCTCCACCAATACCATTCTGCATTTGTTGGCTGCGGCACAGGAAGCCGGTGTCGATTTCACCATGAAAGACATTGATGCCCTGTCCCGCAAGGTGCCTCAGCTGTGCAAGGTGGCACCTAACATCCAGAAATACCACATGGAAGATGTCCACCGTGCCGGTGGCGTGTTCGGCATTTTAGGTGAACTGGATCGGGCAGGGTTGTTGAACCACGATATTCCGACCGTGCACAGTGAAACTGTGGCCGCAGGTCTGGCTCAATGGGATATCAAACAGACTAAAGATGAATCGGTGCTGACATTTTACAGGGCGGGCCCTGCCGGTATTCGTACGACACAAGCCTTCAGTCAGGAAACTCGCTGGCCAACGCTGGACGATGATCGTGAATCAGGTTGTATCCGTTCACTGGAACATGCTTACAGCACGGAAGGCGGGCTGGCAGTTTTGACGGGTAATATTGCCCTGGACGGCTGTGTGGTAAAAACCTCTGGCGTCGATGAAAGCATCCTGGTTTTTGAAGGGCCTGCCCATATCTGCGAGAGCCAGGAAGATGCGGTCAGTGATATTCTCGAAGGTCGGGTAAAATCCGGTGACATCGTTATCGTCCGCTACGAAGGCCCTAAAGGTGGCCCCGGTATGCAGGAAATGTTGTACCCAACCAGCTACCTGAAATCCAAAGGTCTGGGCAAAGAATGTGCGCTCCTGACCGATGGTCGTTTCTCTGGCGGCACTTCCGGACTGTCCATTGGTCATGCTTCCCCTGAAGCGGCAGCGGGCGGTAATATTGGTCTGGTGGAGCAAGGCGATATTGTTCGTATCGATATCCCTAACCGAACCATTGACGTGCAGTTGTCTGATGAAGAACTGGCCGGGCGTCGTACTCAGATGGCAGCGAAAGGCAAGGCCGCCTGGAAGCCTTTAAAAGAGCGTCCACGTAAGGTTTCTGCGGCATTGAAAGCCTATGCTGCGATGGTGACTAGTGCTGATAAGGGTGCTGTCAGGGATGTGTCGTTTTTGGACTGA